A genomic window from Sorex araneus isolate mSorAra2 chromosome 2, mSorAra2.pri, whole genome shotgun sequence includes:
- the LOC101546793 gene encoding 60S ribosomal protein L17-like has product MRIRKATKYLKDVTLQKQCVPFQHYNHGVGRCAQAKQWGWTQSRWPKKSAEFLLHTLKIAESSAELKGLDIDSLVIEYIQVNKAPKMRRRTYRTHGRINPYMSSPCHIQMILTEKEQVVSKPEEEVAQKKKISQKKLKKQKLMARE; this is encoded by the coding sequence ATGCGTATCAGAAAGGCCACTAAGTACTTGAAGGATGTCACTCTGCAGAAGCAGTGTGTGCCCTTCCAGCATTACAACCATGGCGTTGGTAGGTGTGCCCAGGCCAAACAATGGGGCTGGACACAGAGTCGTTGGCCCAAAAAGAGTGCTGAATTCTTACTGCACACGCTTAAAATTGCAGAAAGCAGTGCTGAGCTCAAGGGTTTAGATATAGATTCTCTGGTCATTGAGTATATCCAGGTGAACAAAGCACCCAAGATGCGCCGCAGAACTTACAGGACTCATGGGCGAATTAACCCCTATATGAGCTCTCCCTGCCACATTCAGATGATTCTTACTGAAAAAGAACAGGTTGTTTCTAAACCTGAAGAGGAAGTTgcacagaagaaaaagatatcacaGAAGAAACTGAAGAAGCAAAAACTTATGGCCCGGGAATAA